The Pyrus communis chromosome 2, drPyrComm1.1, whole genome shotgun sequence genome includes a window with the following:
- the LOC137726080 gene encoding protein G1-like1, with the protein MSAAAAAAAAAALSNSSSTNSNSITDNYHHQPLFTPSPLAAVTPVLSRYESQKRRDWITFGQYLKNHRPPLNLSRCSGAHVLEFLRYLDQFGKTKVHADACPFYGHPNPPAPCPCPLRQAWGSLDALIGRLRAAFEENGGHPETNPFGARAVRLYLREVRDSQARARGIAYEKKKRKKVGPSQQLQGNDQQHDEEERHGQHGNFGSDYGYSAAGASSATARDSMMPLSVLI; encoded by the coding sequence ATGTCAGCAGCAGCCgcagcggcggcggcggcggcacTGAGTAATTCGAGCTCCACTAACAGCAACTCCATCACCGACAACTACCACCACCAACCGTTATTCACACCGTCCCCGCTAGCGGCCGTGACGCCAGTGCTGAGCAGATACGAGTCCCAGAAGCGGCGGGACTGGATCACGTTCGGGCAGTACCTCAAGAACCACCGCCCGCCGCTTAACCTGTCCCGCTGCAGTGGGGCACACGTGCTGGAGTTCCTTAGGTATTTGGATCAATTCGGGAAGACCAAGGTCCACGCGGACGCTTGCCCTTTCTACGGGCACCCTAACCCTCCTGCGCCCTGCCCATGCCCGCTGCGGCAGGCTTGGGGCAGCCTGGACGCGCTCATTGGGCGGCTTCGGGCAGCTTTTGAGGAGAACGGCGGGCACCCCGAGACTAACCCGTTTGGGGCACGGGCAGTGAGGCTGTACCTGAGGGAGGTGAGGGACAGCCAGGCCAGGGCAAGGGGGATTGCttatgagaagaagaagagaaagaaagtagGGCCGTCACAACAGCTGCAGGGGAATGATCAACAACATGATGAGGAGGAGAGGCATGGGCAACATGGTAATTTTGGTTCAGATTATGGGTATAGTGCTGCTGGGGCTTCATCTGCTACTGCCAGGGACTCCATGATGCCCTTATCTGTGCTAATCTGA